Part of the Flagellimonas eckloniae genome, TGCTGTATCCTGTTTTTCCTATGGCACCAAGGGTATCTGGTCTGGGATGACTGTAATTTTCGTTATCACCACTGGAAATAACGGTTCCCAAAGCGTTGATGTTTTCCAAAAACTCATAACTGAACAAATGACTTCCGTGATGACACGCTTTGGCGATATCTGCCTGTAGCTCCATTTTAGCATTGGCACCCAATTTATGATTGATGTATTCTCCAGCTTCTTCATTGATATCACCACCCAGCATAACCCTGAGTTTATTGAATTTTAGCATCAGTAAAACGGAGTGGCCATTTTTGGTTTTTCCATTATCCTTTAAAAAGGGAAGTACTTGCTTTCCATCTTTTTGAGAAATTATAGGTGCAATTACTTTTAGTGAAAGTTCATTATCCCCGCCACTGCCCAATAAGAACCCTGTAGTGTTGTTCAGGGCTTCAAAATTTGGTTGTGGTTGCTGTGTTAATGATAGGGCCATGGTCTCTGGATATTGTGACCCCGTACCTGAAGAGTTTTGTGGGTCACTAAGGATTGCCTTCATTTTAGCATCGGTAAGTTCCAATGACAGTAGATAGTCTTCACCATCCGAAAGCTCCTTAACCTCGCCCAACTGCGTATTCCAACCTTTGGTGTCATCAACGGGGCGTTGGACAATACCACTGTGATAGATTTTATCAAACTCAATTGCAGATTCCTTAAAGATATCGGCAAAGCCCAAATAATGATCATTGTCTGGATGGCTAACAATAGCTTTGAACTTAAACGGGAGACTATCGTTCTTATCAAGGTTAAATCGCCAATATAAGTACCGGTACATATTATCACCTTTTCCGGCATCTATTAAATAATGCTGATCATCTGGAGTTACCATATGACAACCATCTCCCTGACCTATGTCCACAAAATTTACTTCTAAGACCCTGTTCTTCTGAATGTCTCCAATTCGAATCCAACCTGTTTTGTTTCTCGAATTGACCAATACCCTGTCATTTACTACTTCGGTATCCAAAATTGTAATGTAATCTCCAAAAAGCAAGTGTTGTTCCCATTTTGATGAGGTCTCACTTTTAAGAATTTTAGCATCGGGAAAACCGGCGTAGGTAAATTTTCTTGACCCATTGGTATTGAATAGGGTTGTATTTAGTTGCGGCATGATTTTTTAGAATGAGGTTATCGACCATATTTTAAAATTCATGTTTAATATAGGAATTTTCTTATAGGCTCTTTAGGGCTGTTGTAAAGTAGGTGTTAAATTTTGTATGGATGAATGGATTTAGATTATAAATGCATAATCCGGAGTTTAAACTTGCAGAAATTATACAGTGGATAAACCCTTAGACTGAAATACTGACCCCATTTGCCGATGTATTGTTTTGGCCATCAAAGTAAAAGTCAATTCGACCTACATTTATGCCGAACGCTCCGACTTGATTTATTAAAACGGAATCTCCATTTTTGTTGGTGCGAACATCTGGTTTGTCCAAAAAGGTATGGGTATGACCACCAATAATTAAGTTGGTTTGATATGTACGCTGTGCCAGTTGGGTATCAGAAGGCCTTTCAGGTCTCTCATAATCGTACCCCAAATGAGAAAGGCAGATTATTAGATCACAGTTTTCAGCTTCTTTTAGGTTACGTTCCATATCCAATGCTATTTCATATGGATTTAAGTATTGTGTCTCCTTGTAAAGTCTTTTGGTAACCAGACCATCCAAGGCAATACCAATGCCGTACACGCCAATCTTTATTCCGTCGATTAGATAAATTTTATAGGGCTTTGCAAAACCATCCATTACGGTGTTTGAGAAGTCATAGTTAGCGGATAATAATTCGAATGTTGCGTTGGGAACCTGTGCCAACAATCCATCAATACCATTATCAAAATCATGGTTTCCAATGGTTGCAGCATCATATTTGAGTTTGCTCATCAACTTAAACTCCAGTTCTCCTCCATAAAAATTGAAGTAGGGAGTGCCTTGAAAAATATCGCCAGCATCAAAAAGCAAGGTATTTGGATTTTCATTTCTTATCGTGTCAACCAATGCGGCTCTTCGTGCTATTCCACCCAAGTTGGCATAATGCGAATGTGAAGTGGGAAAAGGGTCGATATGACTATGCACATCATTGGTGTGCAAAATAGTAATGTGTTTAGTACCTAAATTTGCACATGAATTAAGACCAAGACCGCCTAAACCAATAAAAGTTGAAGCCGCTGTTGTATTTGATAAAAAATCCCTTCTTTTCATTTATTTTAATTGAATAAACCGATTGTCAACTTCTGCTTTTAAAGTATCTACTTTTTTCAGGTGATTTATAATGGCGTTTCGCAGGAGATATCCTGTATCGGTAACTGAAACTATTTCATTAAAAAAACCAATACTAGCACCACCTTGAACCAAATAATCTGATGTTGCTACGTAATAATTGCGATTCTCATCAAAAGGGCTATCATTTACACTAACTGATTCAAGTGTTCCTTTTTTGTCCAAAACAATTTGCATACCTGAAATGGGATGGACACGTTCAGCTTCTACTATAAAGGAAACAAGCTCCCTTACAGCTTTACCACTTAGCTCTACAACCGAAATATAGTTTTCAAAGGGCATAACTTCATATCCATTTCGCGCACTTACATTTCCTTTGGAAATAATTGAACGTATTCCCCCTCTATTCATCACAGCAAAGTCAAGTTCTTTGCCTGTTTTAGACTTAAAAACGGGATAGGTCTCTTGAAAAACAATATCCGCAATTAAGTTGCCCATCGAGGTGTTGCGTTCACCATCATCCAATAAAAAAGCTTTTGGAGCAAAAGCTAATGTGCTATCCAAAACTTCATCAATTCTATTTTTAAAGGGAGCTACAAAAGTGGTAATCGAATCTACCTCTTTATAGGAAGTGTCCACAGTCAGTTTATTGGCTTCAATTTTTGAAAGCTGGCTTTTATCCTGATTGCAGGAAAGCAAAAAACAAAAAGTTGTAAACGTAACAAAATGTTTTAATTTTAAAATACTCACGTTATTATCTTTGTTAAGTAGTCTTGGTAGAATAATTACCTTTGTAAAAATGCATAAAAAATATGTTTTTAAGAGGGCTCCAGGATAAATTTAAAGTTAAATCGGGTCATAAACATTTACAAGAGGAGATAGAAAAGCCTTCTTCGGTCGTAAATAGAGAGAAGGGAATCACAAGCATTGGCTGTATTGTTGATGTTGATAATTTTCAAAGTGCGGAGGTGTTTTATGAACTAATTGATGAGTTTTCCCTTAGACCCAACGCAATCAAGATTATTGGGTACAAAAGGGAATATGACAAAAACTCACCGTATGCCATTCAAATTTTTTCCGACAAGGATTTAGGTTGGAAAGGAGTAATTGAAAATGGATATGTATTGGAGTTTTTAGGACGGGAATATGACATGTTGATTAATTATTATGAAGAGGATAATTTGATGATGAAGTTGTTATCCGTTAAAACCAAGGCAAGACTTAAAGTAGGTTTTGGAACCTTGGATCCAAAAATCAATGATTTAATTTTAAATACACCCTTAAAGGATTTTAAGGTTTTTAAAAGTGAATTGAAAAAGTATTTAAAGGTTTTAAAAGAATTATAATGGAACAGTTGATGGGTACGGGAGTTGCTTTGGTAACACCGTTCAATGATGATTTTTCTATAGATGTAAACGCATTGGAGCGTGTTGTGGAGCATACTATTCAAGGTGGTGTGGATTATCTTGTGGTATTGGGAACCACTGGCGAGTCTGTTACACTTTCCAAGAATAATAAACAGCTGGTAATCGATACGGTTATTAGGGCAAATGCAGGAAGACTTCCTTTGGTTTTGGGTGTTGGAGGGAATAATACCCAAACGGTAATTGAAGATTTGAACACGATTGATCTATCTGAATTTACGGCGATTTTGTCCGTTTCTCCCTACTACAACAAGCCAACACAAGAAGGTATTTATCAGCACTTTAGGGCGATTGCCAAAGCATCACCAAAACCTATTGTTCTTTATAATGTTCCCTCTAGGACGGGAAGCAATATTTTGCCTGAAACCACAATTAGATTGGCTTTTGATATTCCAAATATTGTGGCAATCAAGGAAGCATCAGGGGATATGGTCCAGATTGATAAAATCATTAAGGAAAAACCAGAAGACTTTTTAGTTATTTCAGGAGATGATTTTACCGCCCTTCCAACAGTACTGGCAGGAGGCTCTGGTGTGATTTCCGTATTGGGGCAAGCTTTACCCAATGAATTTTCCAAAATGATACGTTTGGGAAATGAAGGTAATTCGGATGAAGCCTATCAAATACACCAAGCACTTTTACCCATTATGCACTATATTTTTGAAGAGGGAAACCCGGCTGGAATCAAAAGTGTGTTTGAATCATTGGGACTCTGTAAAGGAATCGTAAGGCTACCTTTGGTAGAAGCTACACCGGGCTTAAAAAACAAGATTGCCCACTTTCTGAAATCATTTGTAAGGGTCCATGCCTAAAGTAAGTTAAATGTTCGCTAAAACAGTAGCGAATACTTCTTGCTACACTTACTTTTGATTGATAAATCTATTTTTTTTAAATCCATTGATTATCACTAATTTTGCAAAATGTTTTTGAAAATGAGGTCTATTCTCCCAATACTCTTTGTAGCTATTTTTATTTCATCATGTAATGAGTACCAAAAAGTGCTCAAGAATGAGGATGTAAAGGCTAAATATGATTTAGCTCAAAAATATTATGATGAAGGGGATTATAAACGAGCAAAAAGATTATACGAACAAATTGCCCCTAAATATGTGGGTAAGCCACAGGGTGAACGTGTTATGTTCTTTTTTGCTGATACCTATTTTAAAACAAAGGACTATTATCTTTCTGGTTATCAGTTTGAACGATTCATAAAATCATATCCAAAAAGTGATAAGATTCAAGAAGCCTCTTTTTTAGGTGCAAAGAGTTACTACGAGCTTTCACCTGCATACTCGTTGGATCAAACGGATACGGACAAGGCGTTGGCAAGACTGCAGCTGTTTATCAACACCTATCCAGAATCAGAATATTTTGAAGAAGCAAATATGATGGCGAAAGAGCTGACTTCAAAAAAAGAAAAGAAACAAATCGAGGTTGCCAAACAATTCAATAAATTAGGAGAGTTTAACTACCCAATTTTGGTATCGGCCATAAAAGCATTGGATAATTTTATTTCAGACAATCCAGGTTCAATCTACAGAGAAGAGGCTCTTTATTATCGTATTGAAGCAACCACAAACTTAGCTATGAACAGCTATGAAAATAAAAAGAAAGAACGTTTGGAAGAAGCATTGAATTCGTACAATAACTTGATGCGTTATTTTCCAGAATCAAAATTCAAAAAGAAAGCAGATGAGCTTTCTGATAGAATTCAAAAAGAATTGAGCATATATTCCATTTCAAAATAAGCACAACACATGCAAGATTTAAAAAATACAAAGGCCCCAGTTTCTACCGTAACTCATGATAGAAACGAATTTGATGAAAAAACAGACAACATTTACGAAGCAATTTCCATTGCCTCTAAGCGTGCAATCCAAATCAATTCTGAAATAAAAAAGGAATTATTGGAAAAACTGGAAGAATTTGCAACCTATAGTGATAGTTTGGAAGAGGTCTTTGAAAACAAAGAACAGATTGAAGTTTCCAAATTTTATGAAAAATTGCCAAAGCCCCATGCATTGGCAGTTATGGAGTGGTTGGAAGATAAAATATACTACAGGAATACTGAGAAAGACGCCTAATAATGCTTAGCGGTAAACACATCCTTTTGGGCATTACCGGAGGAATCGCCGCATACAAAACAACATTTCTTGTTAGGCTATTGATAAAAGCTGGTGCCGAGGTCAAAATTGTAATGACCCAAAGTGCTAGCTCTTTTGTTTCTCCCCTTACATTGTCCACATTATCTAAAAATCCTGTATTGACAGATTTTATTGATAAGGAAGATGGAAGCATTTCTTGGAACAATCATGTAGAATTGGGGCTTTGGGCCGATTATATGATTGTTGCACCGGCAACTGCGAATACACTGTCCAAAATGGCTCACGGCACTTGTGACAACCTCCTAATGGCAACGTACTTATCAGCCAAATGCCCCGTTTTTTATGCACCGGCAATGGATTTAGACATGTACAAACATCCTTCAACCAACGCTTCTTTTGAAAAATTGGAATCATTTAACAATATCATGATTCCAGCTGAATCTGGAGAATTAGCCAGTGGATTACATGGAGAGGGACGTATGGCTGAACCCGAAACAATTGTAGGGTTTGTTCAGGAACATATCGCTAATGGACTTGTGCTAAACGGGAAAAAAGTATTGATTACGGCGGGACCAACCCATGAGGCTATTGATCCCGTTCGGTTTTTGGGGAATCGTTCTTCTGGAACAATGGGCTTTGAATTGGCCAAGCAGGCCGCCAATTTGGGAGCTGAAGTCGTTTTGGTTTCAGGCCCTACAAACCTAAATGTAGAACATAGCGGCATTAATCTAGTACGGGTAACAACTGCACAAGAAATGTTTGATGCTTCGCATGAACATTATGAAAGTGTAGATGTAGCTGTTTGTGCTGCGGCTGTTGCGGATTATCGCCCAAAACATGTCGCTGAGGAAAAACTGAAAAAGAAAGATGATGATTTACAGATTGAGCTGGAACGAAACCCCGACATTCTTTTTTCGTTAGGGAAGGAAAAAAAGCATCAATTTTTGGTAGGATTTGCTTTGGAAACCGAAAATGAACTTGAAAATGCCAAGGGAAAATTAAAGCGGAAAAACCTGGATGCCATAGTGCTAAACTCCCTAAAGGATGATGGGGCCGGTTTTGGTGGAAATACCAATAAAATAACCTTCATTGATAAGAATTTGGATATAAAAACGTTTGAATTGAAGACAAAGCCAGATGTTGCTTCGGACATTTGGAAAGAAATCATCTCCAGAATTCATGTTTAGAATTGTACTGTTCGCTTTTTTTCTTTCAACTTCACAGTTAATGTGTGCCCAGGAATTGAATTGTACGGTCACTGTCAATTCAGATCAAGTTAGTCAAACAAACCAACAGATTTTTAGGACTCTGGAACGATCACTCAGTGATTTTGTGAATAAAAATAAATGGACCAATAGGGTTTACAATGAAAATGAACGGGTAAATGCAAGATTGTTCATAACCGTTACCCAATATGAATCGGATCGTTTTGATGCCAACATTCAGATTCAATCTTCAAGACCAGTTTTTAATAGCTCATACGAAAGCCCAGTTTTTAATTATAAAGACGATTCTTTCAACTTTCAATACCAAGAATTTCAACCTTTGGTATATAACGAGAATGTTTTTGAGTCCAATTTAATTGCAGTTGTATCCTATTACGTTTATATCATTTTAGGTTTGGATGCAGATACTTTTTCTTTAGAAGGTGGTGATGAAATGTTTAGAAAGGCTCAGAATATTGTTACGCAGGCCCAAGGCTCCAATGCTGCAGGCTGGAAACAAGAAACAGGAAGTCGTTCACGCTTTGAATTAGTGGATAATTTGTTGAGCAATTCTTTTAGGGAGTACCGTATTGCCATGTACAACTACCATAGAAAAGGGTTGGATATTTTAGGCGATAACAATAGTACGGGAAAGCAAATTATTGCAGGAAGCATGCGTCTCTTTGAAACCCTGATCAAGCGTAGGCCCAACGCCTTTTTGATTCAGACATTTTTTGATTCAAAATCGGAAGAGATAAAAAACATTTTTTCTGATGGCCCTAAGGTAGATATCGTAAAGCTCAAAGAAACCTTGAATAGGGTTGCGCCATTTTACTCCAATACCTGGAACCAAATAAAATACTAGTCAGTTTCTCTAAAGACATTTATCTTTACCGAGAAAATCTTCTACGTTGCTTAATAATCTTTCAATTCAAAATTACGCCTTAATAGACGATCTTAATGTGTCGTTTTCTAGTGGATTTACTACTATTACTGGTGAGACCGGAGCAGGTAAGTCTATTTTGTTGGGTGGACTTTCTTTGGTTTTGGGGAAACGTGCCGATTTGTCTTCACTCAAAAACAAAGCCCAAAAATGCATTATTGAAGCAGAGTTTGAAATTTCTAAATACGAACTGAAACCTTTTTTTGATGTAAATGATCTGGATTATGAAGCGGTAACCATTTTGAGAAGGGAAATTCTCCCAAGCGGAAAATCAAGGGCATTTGTAAACGATTCCCCGGTAGTACTTGAAGTACTGAGGAATTTGGGCGAACGTTTGGTCGATGTACATTCCCAACATCAAACTTTACGATTGACAGAAAATGATTTTCAATTAAAAGTTGTAGATGCGTTAGCGGAAAATAATGAAAACCTTGATGCGTATAAAAGGTTTTTAGAAAGGTATAAGAAGGCATCAAAGGAGCTGCAAGAACTGATGGATTTTCAATCCAATTCAAACAAAGAACATGATTATAACAGCTTTTTACTGAAAGAACTTGAGTCGGCACAATTAAAAATTGGTGCTCAAGCAGAACTTGAAGCTGAATTTGAGCAATTGAACAATGTGGAACAGATTATGGAGCAATTATCCCGAGGGAATCAATTGCTAAATGACGAGCAGATTGGGATATTGGGGAAGTTGACGGATTTAAAGCGGGCGTTTCAAAACTTAGCTGATTTTGGGAATACGTATTCCGCACTAAATGAGCGGGTGCAGTCCATTTTTATAGAAATGGATGATATAGCTTCTGAACTTGAGCATGTAAAGGATGGTGTTGAGGCCAATCCCTTGAGATTGGAGACTGTAAACGCACAGTTACAGCAATTGTATGATTTACAGAAAAAGCATCAAGTAAATTCGGTTGAGGAACTTATTGAAATTAGAAATGGATTGTCCGACAAAGTGGATGCTGTTGAAAATATTGAGTCGAAAATAAAAGATAAGGAAGTCGAAGTTTCGCAAATCACAAAGCAAGTTGAGGAAGAGGCAATCAAAATAAGGAAAGCAAGAAATACTGTAATTCCAAAGTTGAAGAGTACGCTTCAAGAAAGTCTGTATTCTTTGGGAATGCCCTCGGCTACTTTTAAAATTGAAGTGAATCCTTCGGCTTCATTCAAACCAAATGGAAAAGATGATTTGGTTTTTTTATTCTCCGCAAACAAAGGTTCGGATTATGGTGAGCTAAAAAAAGTAGCATCAGGAGGAGAATTATCGCGGATTATGTTGACGATAAAATCCATTTTGGCCAAATACGAGCAATTGCCCACTATGATGTTCGATGAAATCGACACAGGGGTTTCAGGAGAAATTTCAAATCGAATGGGAGAAATTATGCAGCAGATGAGTAAGACCATGCAGGTTTTTTCCATTACCCATTTACCCCAGGTAGCTTCCAAGGGAGCGCAGCAATTCAAAGTTTTTAAAGAAGAAATTGCAGATGGAACAAGTACCCAAATGAAAAAACTTAATCCTGAAGAACGCGTAAATGAGTTGGCGGAAATGCTGGGGGGAAAATCTATATCAGAATCGGCCTTGGCCCATGCAAGACAACTTTTGCAGTAGGGTATGCGCGTTACTTTGTTGAATAATATCAAAACAGAAAAAATCGATAAGATTAAATATCTTTGTCGCAAACCAACATTAGATAAATACTATGGCTTATAATCTTTTAAAAGGTAAAAAAGGAATCATTTTTGGGGCTTTGGATGAGAATTCCATTGCATGGAAAACGGCAGAGCGCATTCATGAGGAAGGCGGAACTTTTGTGTTGACGAATGCACCCATTGCAATGCGAATGGGACAGATTAAAGAGTTGGCCGCAAAGACAAATTCAGAAATCATTCCCGCGGATGCTACCAATGAAGAAGATTTGCAGAATTTGGTGACCCAGTCCATGGAAATTTTAGGTGGAAAGTTGGACTTTGTGTTACACTCCATTGGAATGTCCGTTAATGTTAGAAAAGGAAGGGCGTATACCGATGAAAAATATGACTTTACGGCAAAAGGGTGGGATGTTTCCGCACTTTCGTTCCATAAAGTAATGCAATCACTATATAAATCTGATGCCATGAACGAGTGGGGTAGTATAGTTGCCCTGACCTACATGGCAGCGCAGCGCACGTTTCCAGATTACAATGATATGGCCGACAACAAAGCCTATTTGGAATCTGTGGCCAGGAGTTTTGGATATTTCTTTGGAAAAGAAAAGAAGGTTCGGGTAAACACTATTTCCCAATCTCCAACGCCAACCACTGCTGGACAAGGGGTAAAAGGATTCGATGGATTTATCAGCTATGCTGAAAAAATGTCTCCTCTTGGAAATGCATCTGCCGCCGATTGTGCAGATTATACGGTCAGTCTTTTTTCAGATTTGACAAAAAAAGTTACCATGCAGAACCTATTCCATGATGGTGGATTTTCCAACACGGGGGTAAGTCAAGAAGTAATAGATGAATTCACAAAGTAAGAAGTGTGACTAATTATAAGAGCCATCCTTTTTGGGTGGCTTTTCTGTTTTTGGATGAACTTATTTTTTTCCATAATCGTTCCAGTTTTTAATAGGCCCGAAGAAATTCAGGAACTGTTGGAAAGCCTGTTGCATCAAGATTTTAAGGAAAGTTATGAGATTGTGATTGTTGAAGATGGTTCTTCGGAAAGCTCTGAAGAAGCGGTTAAAAGATTTCAACAGAGTCTACAAATCTCGTATTACTTTAAAGAAAATTCAGGTCCTGGAGATTCCAGAAACTATGGAATGCAAAAAGCCAATGGAAACTATTTTATCATATTGGATTCTGATTGCATATTGCCTCAACAATATCTTACTAAAGTGAACAATGAACTACAAGAAGAGTTTGTACACTGCTTTGGCGGTCCTGATGCGGCACATGAGTCGTTCACTTCGGTCCAGAAAGCAATAAACTATGTAATGACCTCCTTTTTGACTACCGGGGGCATACGAGGTGGCAGTAATTCTGTCGGTAAGTTTCAACCGCGAAGCTTCAATATGGGGATTTCCAAAGAAGTATTTGAAAAAGTAGGTGGATTTGGACAAATACATCCCGGTGAAGATCCTGACCTAACCTTTAGAATATGGAAAGCGGGCTATACAACCAGATTGTTCTCAAAAGCCTTTGTATATCATAAAAGACGAATAGACTGGAAAAAATTCTATACTCAAGTCAATAAATTTGGAATGGTCAGACCTATTCTGAATAAATGGCATCCAGGAACCGCAAAGTTGACCTATTGGTTCCCAAGCCTGTTCATGATTGGATTGGTTGCATTCATATTTTTAGCAGTAATCGGAATTAGTCTTCCCTTGGCAATCATTGGGGCTTATCCAATACTGTTGTTTTTGGATTCCCTGATTAAAACTAAAAACATAAAAGTGGCTTTTATGACAATTTTTGCCGCATTAATGCAGTTTACTGGATATGGGATAGGTTTTCTAAAATCCACAATCTTGCTTAACTTTAATAGCAAAGAACCAGAAAAGCTGTTCCCTAAATTATTTTTTAAAAGAAAGTAGAAGTGCTCAAAAAGTTGATAGGTGGTTTGAATAAAAGAAAAGTGAAGGTATTTTCACTTTTTTTGATATGCTCATTCCTTGCTTGGTTCCTGAGCAATCTATCGGAACCTTATGAATCCCGAGCCAATTTCAATTTAAATTATAAGAACCTGCCGGATACCTTGTTACTGGGTAACGATGCTGTCAATTCCATAGAAGCAAAAATTAGAACAAGTGGATTTCAATTTCTCTACTATAATTTTTCCAATAAGCGGGTTGATGTAGATTTATCCCAAGTTGAGTATCGGAATGGAAATTATATATTGACAGAGGATGCAGTGAAAAAACAAATGGAAAGACAGCTTTCCCAGAGCATTTCGTTAATTGATTTGGATAGAGACCAACTTGAAGTGAATCTTTATCAAGTAGCGTCTAAAGAAGTGCCAATTAAGGCGGATATTGATTTACAGTTTAAACAGAATTACATACTTAATGGAGACCTGAAACTTAGTCC contains:
- a CDS encoding DUF6913 domain-containing protein: MFLRGLQDKFKVKSGHKHLQEEIEKPSSVVNREKGITSIGCIVDVDNFQSAEVFYELIDEFSLRPNAIKIIGYKREYDKNSPYAIQIFSDKDLGWKGVIENGYVLEFLGREYDMLINYYEEDNLMMKLLSVKTKARLKVGFGTLDPKINDLILNTPLKDFKVFKSELKKYLKVLKEL
- a CDS encoding DUF4835 family protein — protein: MFRIVLFAFFLSTSQLMCAQELNCTVTVNSDQVSQTNQQIFRTLERSLSDFVNKNKWTNRVYNENERVNARLFITVTQYESDRFDANIQIQSSRPVFNSSYESPVFNYKDDSFNFQYQEFQPLVYNENVFESNLIAVVSYYVYIILGLDADTFSLEGGDEMFRKAQNIVTQAQGSNAAGWKQETGSRSRFELVDNLLSNSFREYRIAMYNYHRKGLDILGDNNSTGKQIIAGSMRLFETLIKRRPNAFLIQTFFDSKSEEIKNIFSDGPKVDIVKLKETLNRVAPFYSNTWNQIKY
- the dapA gene encoding 4-hydroxy-tetrahydrodipicolinate synthase, with the protein product MEQLMGTGVALVTPFNDDFSIDVNALERVVEHTIQGGVDYLVVLGTTGESVTLSKNNKQLVIDTVIRANAGRLPLVLGVGGNNTQTVIEDLNTIDLSEFTAILSVSPYYNKPTQEGIYQHFRAIAKASPKPIVLYNVPSRTGSNILPETTIRLAFDIPNIVAIKEASGDMVQIDKIIKEKPEDFLVISGDDFTALPTVLAGGSGVISVLGQALPNEFSKMIRLGNEGNSDEAYQIHQALLPIMHYIFEEGNPAGIKSVFESLGLCKGIVRLPLVEATPGLKNKIAHFLKSFVRVHA
- a CDS encoding metallophosphatase, which gives rise to MKRRDFLSNTTAASTFIGLGGLGLNSCANLGTKHITILHTNDVHSHIDPFPTSHSHYANLGGIARRAALVDTIRNENPNTLLFDAGDIFQGTPYFNFYGGELEFKLMSKLKYDAATIGNHDFDNGIDGLLAQVPNATFELLSANYDFSNTVMDGFAKPYKIYLIDGIKIGVYGIGIALDGLVTKRLYKETQYLNPYEIALDMERNLKEAENCDLIICLSHLGYDYERPERPSDTQLAQRTYQTNLIIGGHTHTFLDKPDVRTNKNGDSVLINQVGAFGINVGRIDFYFDGQNNTSANGVSISV
- the coaBC gene encoding bifunctional phosphopantothenoylcysteine decarboxylase/phosphopantothenate--cysteine ligase CoaBC; amino-acid sequence: MLSGKHILLGITGGIAAYKTTFLVRLLIKAGAEVKIVMTQSASSFVSPLTLSTLSKNPVLTDFIDKEDGSISWNNHVELGLWADYMIVAPATANTLSKMAHGTCDNLLMATYLSAKCPVFYAPAMDLDMYKHPSTNASFEKLESFNNIMIPAESGELASGLHGEGRMAEPETIVGFVQEHIANGLVLNGKKVLITAGPTHEAIDPVRFLGNRSSGTMGFELAKQAANLGAEVVLVSGPTNLNVEHSGINLVRVTTAQEMFDASHEHYESVDVAVCAAAVADYRPKHVAEEKLKKKDDDLQIELERNPDILFSLGKEKKHQFLVGFALETENELENAKGKLKRKNLDAIVLNSLKDDGAGFGGNTNKITFIDKNLDIKTFELKTKPDVASDIWKEIISRIHV
- a CDS encoding outer membrane protein assembly factor BamD, whose product is MFLKMRSILPILFVAIFISSCNEYQKVLKNEDVKAKYDLAQKYYDEGDYKRAKRLYEQIAPKYVGKPQGERVMFFFADTYFKTKDYYLSGYQFERFIKSYPKSDKIQEASFLGAKSYYELSPAYSLDQTDTDKALARLQLFINTYPESEYFEEANMMAKELTSKKEKKQIEVAKQFNKLGEFNYPILVSAIKALDNFISDNPGSIYREEALYYRIEATTNLAMNSYENKKKERLEEALNSYNNLMRYFPESKFKKKADELSDRIQKELSIYSISK
- a CDS encoding DNA-directed RNA polymerase subunit omega, producing the protein MQDLKNTKAPVSTVTHDRNEFDEKTDNIYEAISIASKRAIQINSEIKKELLEKLEEFATYSDSLEEVFENKEQIEVSKFYEKLPKPHALAVMEWLEDKIYYRNTEKDA
- a CDS encoding 5'-nucleotidase C-terminal domain-containing protein, coding for MSILKLKHFVTFTTFCFLLSCNQDKSQLSKIEANKLTVDTSYKEVDSITTFVAPFKNRIDEVLDSTLAFAPKAFLLDDGERNTSMGNLIADIVFQETYPVFKSKTGKELDFAVMNRGGIRSIISKGNVSARNGYEVMPFENYISVVELSGKAVRELVSFIVEAERVHPISGMQIVLDKKGTLESVSVNDSPFDENRNYYVATSDYLVQGGASIGFFNEIVSVTDTGYLLRNAIINHLKKVDTLKAEVDNRFIQLK
- the recN gene encoding DNA repair protein RecN is translated as MLNNLSIQNYALIDDLNVSFSSGFTTITGETGAGKSILLGGLSLVLGKRADLSSLKNKAQKCIIEAEFEISKYELKPFFDVNDLDYEAVTILRREILPSGKSRAFVNDSPVVLEVLRNLGERLVDVHSQHQTLRLTENDFQLKVVDALAENNENLDAYKRFLERYKKASKELQELMDFQSNSNKEHDYNSFLLKELESAQLKIGAQAELEAEFEQLNNVEQIMEQLSRGNQLLNDEQIGILGKLTDLKRAFQNLADFGNTYSALNERVQSIFIEMDDIASELEHVKDGVEANPLRLETVNAQLQQLYDLQKKHQVNSVEELIEIRNGLSDKVDAVENIESKIKDKEVEVSQITKQVEEEAIKIRKARNTVIPKLKSTLQESLYSLGMPSATFKIEVNPSASFKPNGKDDLVFLFSANKGSDYGELKKVASGGELSRIMLTIKSILAKYEQLPTMMFDEIDTGVSGEISNRMGEIMQQMSKTMQVFSITHLPQVASKGAQQFKVFKEEIADGTSTQMKKLNPEERVNELAEMLGGKSISESALAHARQLLQ
- a CDS encoding ComEC/Rec2 family competence protein gives rise to the protein MPQLNTTLFNTNGSRKFTYAGFPDAKILKSETSSKWEQHLLFGDYITILDTEVVNDRVLVNSRNKTGWIRIGDIQKNRVLEVNFVDIGQGDGCHMVTPDDQHYLIDAGKGDNMYRYLYWRFNLDKNDSLPFKFKAIVSHPDNDHYLGFADIFKESAIEFDKIYHSGIVQRPVDDTKGWNTQLGEVKELSDGEDYLLSLELTDAKMKAILSDPQNSSGTGSQYPETMALSLTQQPQPNFEALNNTTGFLLGSGGDNELSLKVIAPIISQKDGKQVLPFLKDNGKTKNGHSVLLMLKFNKLRVMLGGDINEEAGEYINHKLGANAKMELQADIAKACHHGSHLFSYEFLENINALGTVISSGDNENYSHPRPDTLGAIGKTGYSKKPLIFSTELARSNKDFSSTTIPELVKKYRKWEEAEKAYEDFKANFVDTPANRQILSDLKEDKVKKYKEINSYLTRYGMISLRSDGEQMIVAQKLEKDGRGGKYDIYKFRFDTQEQRFVRK